Proteins from one Triticum aestivum cultivar Chinese Spring chromosome 7A, IWGSC CS RefSeq v2.1, whole genome shotgun sequence genomic window:
- the LOC123148897 gene encoding uncharacterized protein isoform X1 — MREVDARQFRSLMDSVELEDSGEHQLSLEVSLASDVIYDDAPVCPCIGSDHQAEIPNLSTEDERQQLMTSTLGSVLPGFDYPVTIGLAIPVTWEPSEVRKEEELGRHHSSETKARAISQDEDRPVNSVCPTINDTSDHDSTYQDPQPMVPVDHVESGSNQAHAENLASCSTQEGHNFTNKPMTQQGEIDQFTPLPCASTSLWSSIEAECFLLGLYIFGKNLSLLSRFLGNKTIGDVLSYYYGKFYKRDAYRRWSDCRKARTRRCILGERIFTSWRQQEIISRLKSVILDEAHDSLVEIFKSFNDGQTSLEDFVFALKSTVGTEALVEAVGIGKEKRDLTGFVLDPSKPNQVPSNHPDIPTGKDCSSLASEEIIKFLTGDFRRSKTRSNDLFWEAVWPRLLARGWHSEQPKDVSTTKNSLVFLVPGIKKFSRSKLTKGTHYFDSVSDVLKRVAADPILLDLEVGGFGNDVTFEENGYDTDMKNNQDDPLDGNQELPRFTIIDTTLVQGQEPFRVREMRRLPADAKVRSVPSRQSRKVVTVSSSEESDADGRLSDDHEYRGPVTTDVNDTEIFSVHNVKKETQVDSLQNMVTASCSDFPVNGHSSNGSGNKIDLTCLFEPKTKTERRKYLSPVSKRRKLSSCNSDQTSRRSFPFSKGVGSAKEKIKPLSTSSKPTVGDVSGNSQIKEKIKPLSTSSKPTVGDVSGNSQIKERTKPLSTSSKPTVGDVSGNSQIKEKTKPLSTSSKPTVGDVSGNSQIKEKIKPLSTSSKPTVGDVSGNSQIKEKIKPLPTSSKPTVGNVSGNSQIKEKIKPLPTSSKSIVGDVSGNSQIKTVARCSTEKPREQIRGASNTLTNDRSSEKMKVKNLYEDKSFERKVDALPEVHSKITIGETKFAKGAEASSSVGQVKQETPLDSMTGAIVCVTLSDDDDYMMAEEAPTISSSDQVRDPEVAERPMAMVQPASSQADLAPQADSRRHGTRNRPPTAKALEALALGLIGKRKGEPKSPGTSRPPQRARKSSKKSVHTPTGSDTDKSSMDADAQL, encoded by the exons ATGCGGGAGGTGGATGCCCGGCAGTTCCGCTCTTTG ATGGATTCAGTTGAACTCGAAGACAGTGGTGAACACCAACTGTCTCTGGAAGTTTCCCTTGCTTCAGATGTGATATATGATGACGCACCTGTATGTCCGTGCATTGGGAGTGACCACCAGGCAGAAATCCCGAATCTGTCCACAGAGGATGAGCGTCAGCAGCTCATGACCAGCACGCTTGGAAGCGTGCTACCTGGTTTTGATTACCCTGTTACGATTGGGTTAGCTATACCAGTTACATGGGAACCAAGTGAAGTCCGTAAGGAGGAAGAATTAGGAAGGCATCATTCTTCAGAAACCAAAGCAAGAGCCATCAGCCAGGATGAGGATCGTCCTGTAAACTCAGTTTGTCCAACCATCAATGATACGAGTGACCATGATTCAACATATCAGGATCCACAGCCCATGGTGCCTGTAGATCATGTAGAATCTGGCAGTAATCAAGCACATGCCGAGAACTTGGCCTCATGTTCTACTCAAGAAGGCCACAATTTTACTAATAAGCCAATGACGCAGCAAGGGGAAATTGATCAATTTACTCCGCTGCCGTGTGCATCCACTTCCCTTTGGAGTAGTATTGAGGCAGAATGTTTTCTGCTCGGGCTTTACATTTTCGGCAAAAATCTAAGTCTGTTGAGCAGGTTCCTTGGTAACAAGACTATTGGGGATGTGCTTTCCTACTACTATGGAAAGTTCTACAAAAGAGACGCGTATAGAAGATGGTCGGATTGCAGAAAAGCACGAACTAGGAGATGCATTCTCGGTGAACGCATTTTTACAAGTTGGCGGCAGCAGGAGATTATTTCTCGTCTTAAATCTGTAATACTCGATGAAGCTCATGATTCGTTGGTGGAG ATTTTCAAATCTTTCAACGATGGACAAACATCTTTAGAAGATTTTGTCTTTGCTCTGAAATCCACTGTTGGAACAGAAGCTCTTGTGGAGGCTGTTGGAATTGGTAAAGAGAAACGTGATTTGACTGGATTTGTTCTGGACCCATCTAAGCCAAACCAAGTTCCTTCAAATCATCCTGACATACCTACAGGCAAAGACTGTTCATCCCTTGCTTCGGAAGAGATAATTAAGTTCTTAACAGGCGATTTCAGAAGAAGCAAGACAAGATCAAATGATCTTTTCTGGGAAGCTGTCTGGCCCCGTTTGCTTGCAAGAGGGTGGCATTCAGAGCAGCCAAAAGATGTCAGCACAACGAAGAATTCCCTTGTGTTTCTTGTGCCAGGTATAAAGAAATTCTCAAGAAGTAAACTCACTAAAGGTACTCATTATTTTGATTCTGTGAGCGATGTCCTTAAACGAGTGGCAGCGGATCCCATCCTTCTTGACCTAGAGGTTGGTGGATTCGGTAATGATGTTACTTTTGAGGAAAATGGCTATGACACAGACATGAAAAATAACCAAGATGATCCTTTGGATGGTAATCAGGAGCTTCCAAGGTTCACAATTATTGATACTACCTTGGTACAAGGACAAGAGCCCTTCAGAGTCAGGGAGATGAGGAGACTACCTGCTGATGCAAAAGTTCGTTCTGTCCCTTCACGCCAATCACGCAAGGTTGTGACTGTCAGTTCATCGGAGGAGTCAGATGCAGATGGTCGATTGTCAGATGACCATGAATATCGTGGACCAGTTACAACTGATGTTAACGACACTGAAATCTTTTCAGTGCACAATGTAAAGAAAGAAACCCAAGTTGATTCGTTGCAAAACATGGTGACTGCATCATGCTCAGATTTTCCAGTCAATGGTCATTCTTCTAATGGCAGTGGTAACAAAATTGATTTGACATGCTTATTTGAGCCCAAAACAAAAACTGAAAGGCGCAAGTATTTATCACCAGTGTCAAAGCGCAGAAAATTATCTAGCTGTAACAGTGACCAGACCAGCCGGCGCAGCTTTCCTTTCTCCAAGGGAGTTGGTTCAGCAAAAGAGAAAATCAAGCCACTGTCAACCTCGTCAAAACCAACTGTCGGTGATGTTTCTGGTAATTCTCAGATCAAAGAGAAAATCAAGCCACTGTCAACGTCATCAAAACCAACTGTCGGTGATGTTTCTGGTAATTCTCAGATCAAAGAGAGAACCAAGCCACTGTCAACGTCATCAAAACCAACTGTCGGTGATGTTTCTGGTAATTCTCAGATCAAAGAGAAAACCAAGCCACTGTCGACGTCATCAAAACCAACTGTCGGTGATGTTTCTGGTAATTCTCAGATCAAAGAGAAAATCAAGCCACTGtcaacatcatcaaaaccaactgTTGGTGATGTTTCTGGTAATTCTCAGATCAAAGAGAAAATCAAGCCACTGCCAACCTCATCAAAACCAACTGTTGGTAATGTTTCTGGTAATTCTCAGATCAAAGAGAAAATCAAGCCACTGCCAACCTCATCAAAATCAATTGTCGGTGATGTTTCTGGTAATTCTCAGATCAAAACAGTTGCAAGATGTTCCACAGAGAAGCCACGCGAGCAGATAAGAGGTGCATCAAACACTCTTACCAATGACAGGTCAAGTGAGAAGATGAAAGTGAAGAACTTATATGAGGACAAATCATTTGAGCGCAAGGTCGATGCTCTGCCTGAAGTTCATTCAAAGATCACCATCGGTGAGACAAAATTTGCGAAAGGGGCTGAAGCTAGTAGTTCGGTTGGTCAGGTTAAACAGGAGACACCACTTGATAGCATGACAGGTGCAATTGTATGTGTCACTTTATCAGACGATGATGATTACATGATGGCTGAGGAAGCTCCCACCATTTCCAGCAGCGATCAGGTCCGTGATCCAGAGGTAGCAGAACGACCCATGGCTATGGTACAACCTGCTAGTTCACAAGCTGATTTGGCTCCGCAGGCGGATTCCCGGAGGCATGGAACCAGAAACAGGCCTCCCACAGCAAAAGCTCTGGAAGCACTTGCCTTGGGGCTCATTGGAAAGCGCAAGGGCGAACCCAAAAGCCCTGGAACAAGCAGGCCTCCCCAGCGAGCTCGCAAATCCAGTAAAAAATCGGTTCATACACCTACCGGTAGCGACACCGACAAATCCAGCATGGATGCTGATGCGCAACTGTGA
- the LOC123148897 gene encoding uncharacterized protein isoform X2, producing MDSVELEDSGEHQLSLEVSLASDVIYDDAPVCPCIGSDHQAEIPNLSTEDERQQLMTSTLGSVLPGFDYPVTIGLAIPVTWEPSEVRKEEELGRHHSSETKARAISQDEDRPVNSVCPTINDTSDHDSTYQDPQPMVPVDHVESGSNQAHAENLASCSTQEGHNFTNKPMTQQGEIDQFTPLPCASTSLWSSIEAECFLLGLYIFGKNLSLLSRFLGNKTIGDVLSYYYGKFYKRDAYRRWSDCRKARTRRCILGERIFTSWRQQEIISRLKSVILDEAHDSLVEIFKSFNDGQTSLEDFVFALKSTVGTEALVEAVGIGKEKRDLTGFVLDPSKPNQVPSNHPDIPTGKDCSSLASEEIIKFLTGDFRRSKTRSNDLFWEAVWPRLLARGWHSEQPKDVSTTKNSLVFLVPGIKKFSRSKLTKGTHYFDSVSDVLKRVAADPILLDLEVGGFGNDVTFEENGYDTDMKNNQDDPLDGNQELPRFTIIDTTLVQGQEPFRVREMRRLPADAKVRSVPSRQSRKVVTVSSSEESDADGRLSDDHEYRGPVTTDVNDTEIFSVHNVKKETQVDSLQNMVTASCSDFPVNGHSSNGSGNKIDLTCLFEPKTKTERRKYLSPVSKRRKLSSCNSDQTSRRSFPFSKGVGSAKEKIKPLSTSSKPTVGDVSGNSQIKEKIKPLSTSSKPTVGDVSGNSQIKERTKPLSTSSKPTVGDVSGNSQIKEKTKPLSTSSKPTVGDVSGNSQIKEKIKPLSTSSKPTVGDVSGNSQIKEKIKPLPTSSKPTVGNVSGNSQIKEKIKPLPTSSKSIVGDVSGNSQIKTVARCSTEKPREQIRGASNTLTNDRSSEKMKVKNLYEDKSFERKVDALPEVHSKITIGETKFAKGAEASSSVGQVKQETPLDSMTGAIVCVTLSDDDDYMMAEEAPTISSSDQVRDPEVAERPMAMVQPASSQADLAPQADSRRHGTRNRPPTAKALEALALGLIGKRKGEPKSPGTSRPPQRARKSSKKSVHTPTGSDTDKSSMDADAQL from the exons ATGGATTCAGTTGAACTCGAAGACAGTGGTGAACACCAACTGTCTCTGGAAGTTTCCCTTGCTTCAGATGTGATATATGATGACGCACCTGTATGTCCGTGCATTGGGAGTGACCACCAGGCAGAAATCCCGAATCTGTCCACAGAGGATGAGCGTCAGCAGCTCATGACCAGCACGCTTGGAAGCGTGCTACCTGGTTTTGATTACCCTGTTACGATTGGGTTAGCTATACCAGTTACATGGGAACCAAGTGAAGTCCGTAAGGAGGAAGAATTAGGAAGGCATCATTCTTCAGAAACCAAAGCAAGAGCCATCAGCCAGGATGAGGATCGTCCTGTAAACTCAGTTTGTCCAACCATCAATGATACGAGTGACCATGATTCAACATATCAGGATCCACAGCCCATGGTGCCTGTAGATCATGTAGAATCTGGCAGTAATCAAGCACATGCCGAGAACTTGGCCTCATGTTCTACTCAAGAAGGCCACAATTTTACTAATAAGCCAATGACGCAGCAAGGGGAAATTGATCAATTTACTCCGCTGCCGTGTGCATCCACTTCCCTTTGGAGTAGTATTGAGGCAGAATGTTTTCTGCTCGGGCTTTACATTTTCGGCAAAAATCTAAGTCTGTTGAGCAGGTTCCTTGGTAACAAGACTATTGGGGATGTGCTTTCCTACTACTATGGAAAGTTCTACAAAAGAGACGCGTATAGAAGATGGTCGGATTGCAGAAAAGCACGAACTAGGAGATGCATTCTCGGTGAACGCATTTTTACAAGTTGGCGGCAGCAGGAGATTATTTCTCGTCTTAAATCTGTAATACTCGATGAAGCTCATGATTCGTTGGTGGAG ATTTTCAAATCTTTCAACGATGGACAAACATCTTTAGAAGATTTTGTCTTTGCTCTGAAATCCACTGTTGGAACAGAAGCTCTTGTGGAGGCTGTTGGAATTGGTAAAGAGAAACGTGATTTGACTGGATTTGTTCTGGACCCATCTAAGCCAAACCAAGTTCCTTCAAATCATCCTGACATACCTACAGGCAAAGACTGTTCATCCCTTGCTTCGGAAGAGATAATTAAGTTCTTAACAGGCGATTTCAGAAGAAGCAAGACAAGATCAAATGATCTTTTCTGGGAAGCTGTCTGGCCCCGTTTGCTTGCAAGAGGGTGGCATTCAGAGCAGCCAAAAGATGTCAGCACAACGAAGAATTCCCTTGTGTTTCTTGTGCCAGGTATAAAGAAATTCTCAAGAAGTAAACTCACTAAAGGTACTCATTATTTTGATTCTGTGAGCGATGTCCTTAAACGAGTGGCAGCGGATCCCATCCTTCTTGACCTAGAGGTTGGTGGATTCGGTAATGATGTTACTTTTGAGGAAAATGGCTATGACACAGACATGAAAAATAACCAAGATGATCCTTTGGATGGTAATCAGGAGCTTCCAAGGTTCACAATTATTGATACTACCTTGGTACAAGGACAAGAGCCCTTCAGAGTCAGGGAGATGAGGAGACTACCTGCTGATGCAAAAGTTCGTTCTGTCCCTTCACGCCAATCACGCAAGGTTGTGACTGTCAGTTCATCGGAGGAGTCAGATGCAGATGGTCGATTGTCAGATGACCATGAATATCGTGGACCAGTTACAACTGATGTTAACGACACTGAAATCTTTTCAGTGCACAATGTAAAGAAAGAAACCCAAGTTGATTCGTTGCAAAACATGGTGACTGCATCATGCTCAGATTTTCCAGTCAATGGTCATTCTTCTAATGGCAGTGGTAACAAAATTGATTTGACATGCTTATTTGAGCCCAAAACAAAAACTGAAAGGCGCAAGTATTTATCACCAGTGTCAAAGCGCAGAAAATTATCTAGCTGTAACAGTGACCAGACCAGCCGGCGCAGCTTTCCTTTCTCCAAGGGAGTTGGTTCAGCAAAAGAGAAAATCAAGCCACTGTCAACCTCGTCAAAACCAACTGTCGGTGATGTTTCTGGTAATTCTCAGATCAAAGAGAAAATCAAGCCACTGTCAACGTCATCAAAACCAACTGTCGGTGATGTTTCTGGTAATTCTCAGATCAAAGAGAGAACCAAGCCACTGTCAACGTCATCAAAACCAACTGTCGGTGATGTTTCTGGTAATTCTCAGATCAAAGAGAAAACCAAGCCACTGTCGACGTCATCAAAACCAACTGTCGGTGATGTTTCTGGTAATTCTCAGATCAAAGAGAAAATCAAGCCACTGtcaacatcatcaaaaccaactgTTGGTGATGTTTCTGGTAATTCTCAGATCAAAGAGAAAATCAAGCCACTGCCAACCTCATCAAAACCAACTGTTGGTAATGTTTCTGGTAATTCTCAGATCAAAGAGAAAATCAAGCCACTGCCAACCTCATCAAAATCAATTGTCGGTGATGTTTCTGGTAATTCTCAGATCAAAACAGTTGCAAGATGTTCCACAGAGAAGCCACGCGAGCAGATAAGAGGTGCATCAAACACTCTTACCAATGACAGGTCAAGTGAGAAGATGAAAGTGAAGAACTTATATGAGGACAAATCATTTGAGCGCAAGGTCGATGCTCTGCCTGAAGTTCATTCAAAGATCACCATCGGTGAGACAAAATTTGCGAAAGGGGCTGAAGCTAGTAGTTCGGTTGGTCAGGTTAAACAGGAGACACCACTTGATAGCATGACAGGTGCAATTGTATGTGTCACTTTATCAGACGATGATGATTACATGATGGCTGAGGAAGCTCCCACCATTTCCAGCAGCGATCAGGTCCGTGATCCAGAGGTAGCAGAACGACCCATGGCTATGGTACAACCTGCTAGTTCACAAGCTGATTTGGCTCCGCAGGCGGATTCCCGGAGGCATGGAACCAGAAACAGGCCTCCCACAGCAAAAGCTCTGGAAGCACTTGCCTTGGGGCTCATTGGAAAGCGCAAGGGCGAACCCAAAAGCCCTGGAACAAGCAGGCCTCCCCAGCGAGCTCGCAAATCCAGTAAAAAATCGGTTCATACACCTACCGGTAGCGACACCGACAAATCCAGCATGGATGCTGATGCGCAACTGTGA